The following coding sequences lie in one Xylocopa sonorina isolate GNS202 chromosome 15, iyXylSono1_principal, whole genome shotgun sequence genomic window:
- the LOC143430766 gene encoding uncharacterized protein LOC143430766 isoform X2: protein MPVGGRVAGKVGIYSSHYNGYSGINEEIMWISIGMGITIAVLITIALCFIAREKCRKRHEGYYTS, encoded by the exons ATGCCTGTAGGCGGACGGGTCGCTGGCAAAGTTGGGATTTACAGCTCCCATTACAATG GCTACAGTGGTATTAACGAGGAGATCATGTGGATCAGTATCGGGATGGGGATCACCATCGCAGTCCTGATCACCATCGCACTCTGCTTCATCGCCCGCGAGAAATGTAGGAAGCGACACGAGGGTTACTACACTTCCTGA
- the LOC143430766 gene encoding uncharacterized protein LOC143430766 isoform X1 — MPVGGRVAGKVGIYSSHYNGKGYSGINEEIMWISIGMGITIAVLITIALCFIAREKCRKRHEGYYTS; from the exons ATGCCTGTAGGCGGACGGGTCGCTGGCAAAGTTGGGATTTACAGCTCCCATTACAATG GGAAAGGCTACAGTGGTATTAACGAGGAGATCATGTGGATCAGTATCGGGATGGGGATCACCATCGCAGTCCTGATCACCATCGCACTCTGCTTCATCGCCCGCGAGAAATGTAGGAAGCGACACGAGGGTTACTACACTTCCTGA